In Erpetoichthys calabaricus chromosome 2, fErpCal1.3, whole genome shotgun sequence, a genomic segment contains:
- the LOC114647064 gene encoding dual specificity protein phosphatase 13-like translates to MAWKSVREETWMSGEYETPSLSALEHLLWLNKHSTGHVHEVWPNLYIGDEYTARDKTELLSLGITHIVNAAHGRYHVNTGAGYYSDMYIDYYGVEADDDPEFDLSPYFHPTAKFIRAGLNSPKGKVLVHCAMGISRSAALVFAFLMICKKMTLVEAIKTVGRHRDVCPNSGFLSQLRQLDITLAFERKRREDHYRL, encoded by the exons atGGCTTGGAAGTCAGTTCGTGAAGAGACTTGGATGAGTGGCGAGTACGAGACACCAAGCCTTTCTGCCCTTGAGCACTTGCTGTGGCTTAATAAGCATTCAACGGGGCACGTCCATGAAGTTTGGCCAAATCTATACATAGGAGATGA GTACACAGCACGAGATAAAACTGAGCTGCTCAGTCTTGGCATCACTCACATTGTTAATGCTGCTCATGGAAGGTATCACGTTAACACTGGAGCAGGTTACTATAGTGACATGTATATAGATTACTATGGCGTGGAGGCAGACGATGACCCGGAGTTTGACCTTAGTCCATACTTCCACCCAACTGCTAAATTTATCAGGGCAGGACTTAATTCACCAAAGG GTAAAGTATTAGTTCACTGTGCAATGGGGATAAGTCGATCTGCTGCTCTTGTTTTCGCTTTCCTGATGATATGCAAGAAGATGACTTTGGTTGAAGCTATCAAGACAGTTGGCAGACATCGGGATGTGTGCCCCAATTCTGGGTTTTTAAGCCAGCTTAGACAACTAGACATCACCTTAGCATTTGAAAGGAAAAGGAGAGAAGACCATTACAGGCTCTGA